In uncultured Desulfuromonas sp., the genomic stretch GGTGCGTGCAGGTAAGGTTACGGACTTGGATGCTCTAGCAGGTTATCGCGGGACCGATATTGTCAAATGATCGGAAGGGGAGAATATCGTCTTGTAAACGATGATAACGTTTTATCCCTGTTTGCCGGTAAGAAGAGTGCGGCACGCAAGGCCCGTAAGGTGAGTACCGCCAAGGCCGTGCTTTGCGATGTGACCATTTGTTTCTACCTGACGACGGGATATGCTGTCGATAAGGCTTTGTGCTACACTCTTTCCGCAGTACGTCGTGCTGTTCAATGCGGATAAAAGGATTTTAGCAGGATGTTGAAAAAGTCCCGTCCGGGGATTTTCAACGACGCAAGCCGAAAATGCGATTTCCGTCTTGCTTACAAAATCAAGCACTTAAAAACCTGTCCTTGATTTTGGCGCCCGTTCATGGGCTCCACAGTCTGTTTTTCAACAGCCTGTTAGATCGGGAAGAGGGGTTGAAAATATTTCACGCTAACTTTCAAAGAATCAATCCATCATCTGTTTTTTCAAGGGAAAACTATGAAAATAAACCATGTTCATCTTATCTACTTTTCACCGACCGGAACCACGCGCAAAGTTATCGACGCGATTGCCGCAGGGATGGCGGCTGAAAAAATCAGTCGTTACGATTTAACGCTCTCTCAGTCACCGCAGGAACAGTTCTTGTCAGAAGGTATTGCGGTTATTGGTATCCCTGTTTACGCAGGGCGTGTGCCTGTTGGTTGCCTGGACAGGCTGGCGAATTTTTCAGCGAACCAGATTCCCACTATTTTAGTGGCTCTGTATGGTAACCGTGAATTTGAAGATGCCTTGGTTGAGTTGCAGGACATCACCTCTGAAAAGGGCTTTAACGTGATTGCGGCTGGGGCTTTTATTGGTGAGCATTCCTATGCGACCTCATCGCATCCTGTTGCCGTAGGTCGACCTGATGCGAATGATTTGAGTCTGGCGGAATCTTTTGGACAACAGATTGCAGACAAAATTGAACGGGATTGTTTTGATACGCCCGTCATTGACGGCAATCACCCTTACCGGGACAGGGTGGCGTTTGGTGGAATCGCGCCGGAAACAGATGCTGAAAAATGTACGCTTTGCGGGACCTGTGCTGAGGTGTGCCCTGTTGGCATTGTGACGGTAGCCGATTCGGTTACAACACAGGCAGAACCGTGCATTATGTGCTGTGCCTGTGTGAAGGCATGTAAAATGGGCGCACGGTCTTTGAATCACCCGATGATTGAAGGGATCAGAGAGTTCCTGATGAAGAACTGCTCTACGCCGAAAAAACCTCAAATCTATTTATAACCCGAGGTCTGTTTTTTCCCGTTGAAGTAAAGATTGATCAGCGCTTGGGTCAAACGTAATCGCGAGTGCTGAATTATTTCGTTCCCTTTTCAGGAGGATACATGAGTCGCTGCACCATTACCTGTCCACACTGTGGTTTCAGTAAAGATGTTGAACGTGACCCTGCCTTGTTGCATGGCAAGACAGTGACCTGCCCAAAGTGCAAAAAAGCATTTCCTTTTGTTGCATCAGACTCCGTTCCTCCTGTACCACCTGCCCAACCTGAGCAGCCCATTATCGAACCTGAAGCCAGTTCGAAAGCAGCATCAGAAACAGAAGACGCTCCTCAGCACAAGTTTTGCTCAACCTGTGGCAGTCAGATT encodes the following:
- a CDS encoding 4Fe-4S binding protein is translated as MKINHVHLIYFSPTGTTRKVIDAIAAGMAAEKISRYDLTLSQSPQEQFLSEGIAVIGIPVYAGRVPVGCLDRLANFSANQIPTILVALYGNREFEDALVELQDITSEKGFNVIAAGAFIGEHSYATSSHPVAVGRPDANDLSLAESFGQQIADKIERDCFDTPVIDGNHPYRDRVAFGGIAPETDAEKCTLCGTCAEVCPVGIVTVADSVTTQAEPCIMCCACVKACKMGARSLNHPMIEGIREFLMKNCSTPKKPQIYL